The segment GACCTTGAGCGCCGACTCCACCTGCGGCTGCTCGGGAAGGGCCGCTTCGAGCATGTTGAGCATCTCGATCAGAACGATGCCCCCCGAGGAGGGGCCGGGGAAGGAATAGATCTCCCAGTCGCGAAAAGTCCCGCGCACCGGCGTGACCGGGTAGGCCTGGTAAGTGGCCAGGTCCCGTTCGCTGAGGATTCCCCCGAGGCGGCTCACTTCGGCTGCCATGTCCCTGGCGATGGCGCCCTTGTAGAAGGGCGCGGCCCCTTCGGCAGCGAAGGCCTCAATGGCCTTTGCCAGACCGGGCTGGCGGATCTTCGCGCCGACTTCGGGAATCTTGTCACCGGGAAGCCAGACCTCGCGGGTCGCATCGAACTGGCGCAGCAGGCTTGCCGTGCTTTTGATCTTCTCCTGAAGGTAGGGGAAGACGGCAAAGCCCTCGGCGGCGAAAGCGTGGGCTTCTTTTGTCAGACGCGCGCGCGGGAGCTTGCCGTGGCGCGCGTGGATCATCTCGAGCCCCGCGGGCTGGCCCGGCACGCCCACGGCCATGGGGCCGAACTTCGAGAGCATGGAATCGACCTTGCCGTCTTTTTGATACATGTCGCGCCGGGCCTTGCCGGGGGCACGCTCGCGAAAGTCGTAGGCGTGCACCTTCCCGGCAGTGTCGCGGTAGAGGGCGAAGCCGCCGCCGCCAAGGCCCGCCGAGTAGGGTTCGATCACGCCGAGCACCAGCGCCGCCGCGACGAAGGCATCGGCGGCGTTGCCGCCCTCGCGCATGACCTCGGCCGCGGCTTTGGATGCATCGGGGTGGGCCGTGGCGGCCATGGCATTTTTGCTGCGCGCGGTGCGCGCGGCCTCGCCGGCAGTGGCAAGCAACAGAACCAGCGCGCAGGCCAGCGGCAGCGCGCGTCGAAGGGCGGTGAATACGGGGTTCAAGGATCGATTACTGGTCGAGCTTGTCCTCGAACAGGTCGTCGAGGGAGCGGCGGTCTTTTTCGGTGAGCTCGTCGGCCGGCGGCGGATCGGAGCGACCAGATCGCTCGGTTCGCTCCGAACGCTCGCGTGTCGGCTGATTGCGCGCGCTCTGCTCCCTGGGGGCCGGCTTGGCACGGGGGGACTCCTCATCGGAGAAGAAGGTTCGGACCGTTTTCTCGATCACCACCTGCCGAAAGGGCTCATGGGCAAAGAGAAAGCCGAAGACGAAGGTCGCCACCAGAAGTCCGGTGAGAAGGATGAGACGCATAAGCTCGCACTGCGGCCCTACTGCCGCACGGAAGGCCTCACCCACTCCGTCGCGCCCTCATTGTGCTCGCGCGCACCCTCTGTTGTCAAAGAAGGCCGGAGGCGGCTGCCACTTGCCAGAGCCCGCGGCGCCCGGTCAGGCTGGGCGCCATGGCGAATCCTCCCAAAGGCATCGGCGGCCTCATCAACAAGGCCCTCCGCGATCAGGGCCTGGGCCCCCGCGTGGCCGAAGTGGACCTGAAAAAGCGCTGGGCCGAGATCATCGGCCCCGACCTGGCTCACTACGTCGCGCCCGAATCGCTCAAGCACGGCGAGCTCACCGTCACCGTCGCCAGCGCCGTGTGGAGCCAGGAAATCATGGGAATGCAGGAGCAGCTCCTCGCCCAGATTCGCGAGCGCATGCACTCGCCCGCTGTCCAGAGCCTGCGTGTGCGCATCGGCCGCGTCCCCGCGCCGCCGCCCGAGAAGAAACCGCTCGTCCTCCCGCCGGTCGAGAGCCTGCCCGAAGAAATCCGCGCGCACCTGGCAAAGGTTGAAGACCCCGAAGTGCGCGAGGTGCTCACGCGCTTTGCGTTGCGGTATGAGGCGAAGAAGCTGGGCTGATTCAGAAGGGCGAGGCATGCCTCGCCCTTGCACGACATGTGATGAAACAGGTTGTCATCCTGAGGGCGAGAGCCCGAAGGATCTCAACCTGCTGGAGCCAGCCCTGGTCCCGCAAGAAATGCTCACCATTTCTCAATGGTTGAGATCCTTCGCTCTGCTCAGGATGACAGTTTCAGGGAATCGCGCGAAGATTACTCCCCCGCAACGCTCCTGAAAACGAGACCGCTCAGGAGCTTGGGATAGAAGTAGGTGCTCTTCTGGGGCATGACCTCGCCGGCTTCGGCGACGTCGCGCACTTCTTCGAGCTTGGTCGGGCGCAGCAGGAATCCCAGCTCGGCCTTGTCGGAGTTCACCCAGCCGAAGACTTTCATCGCGTCCGGGGTGTAGCTGAGCTTGCCGCCCTCGGCGATCTTGTCGGTGGTGAGCGCGAACTGCTTTTCGAGAATCAGGCTGTGGAGCACGGCCACGTCGAGCGCGCGCACCGGGCCGGGAACCGATTGATCGAAGAGGGCTTCGACGGCGGCGGCGTCCTTCGAGGTGAGCAGGTGGGCGTGGCCCGGGCCCACGATGCCCAGCGCGTAGGGCGCGTCCGCGGCAAGGAGTGCATCGAGGAACGCCTGCTGGCCCGCCTCGTCCTTGGTCACGTGGGTCTCGTCCTCAAAATACTCGTGCAGGGCGCGGATCATCTCGGGCGCGTGCTTGCGGCCGTCGACGCCCGCGCTGGCCAGCAGCATGCGGTTGTAGGGAAGCACCGTCATCTGCGCCGCGTCGGCAACGAACATCATCATGAACTCGGCCGGATGCTCGGGGTCCGTTTTGCCGTTCTGCTCGCGGATCTTTTCGCGGTAGTGCAGCGCCGTCGTGTAGCGGTGGTGGCCGTCGGCCAGGTAGAGCTTGAGATCGGCGAAGGCCTTGGTGATGGCCGCGACCTGCGCTTCATCGGAGATGGCCCACAGGCGGTGGCGCACGTTTTCGTCGTCGGTGAAGTCACACCACGCATCGGCGGGTGCTTCGCCCATGGCAGAGGCCACGTTGCCGGCGGGATCGAAGTAGAAAGAGAAAGTCGGCGAGAGGTTCGTCTTTGTCGCCTCGATGAGCGCAAGGCGATCGGCCTTGGGGCCGCTCAGGGTTTTTTCGTGCGGCAGAATGATCCCCTCGGAAAACTCGTGCAGGCGCACTGCGGCGATGAGACCCTCGCGCGAGTGGATCTCGTCCGAGCCGGAGAGGGTGAAGTCCTGGCGGTAGCGATAGAAGGCCGGCGCGCTATCCTGCGCAACGACTTCCTGGCTGCTCCAGTCCTTGAGGATCTCGGCGGCGGCAGCGTACTTGTCCGCGGCGCCGCTGACTTCGTCCTGCCGGGGCAGGATAAGGCGCACCACGTTCTTGTCGCTCACGCCGGCCAGCGCGGCGCGCCGGTCGTCGTCAATGACGTCGTAGGGCGGCGCCATCACGTCGCCGAGCTTGGGGTTCTTTTCCGGGTTGTAGCGAATGCCGCGAAAGGCTCTTACTTCTGCCATGGTGGCCCTATCTAGCCTGCGAGTTCGGCGCTGGCAACTTGATTGAAAACCCCGCGAGCCGTATCTGCGCGGCGAGCTGGGCGGTCGTGAGCGTGCTCGTGCTCGTAAACGTGGCCGGATCGAGCACGAGCACGTCTACGCTCACGTTCACGACGGTCGTGCCGACCGGGCTTGTCGGGGATTGCCTGGTTTACGCAATCCCCAGATCTTCCGCGCTCAGCGCCCCCTCGCGCACGATCGCGGCTTTGCCGCCGTCCAGGCGCACCACGGTGGAGGGCCGTCCCGAGAGGGCGCCGCCGTCGACCAGCATATCGACGCCGTTTTTTACGAAATGCGACACATCTTCAAGGCTCGTGGGATTGGGAGCCCCCGAGAGGTTGGCGCTCGTGGAGACCAGCGGCGCGCCGAGGGCTTCAAGGAGGCGCGCGCAGAAGGGGTCGGATGAAATCCGGATCGCCAGCGTGCTCAGGCCCGGCGCCAGCAGCTCGAGCGGGAGCAGGTTCTCGCGCGCGGGGAAGACCAGAGTGAGCGGTCCGGGCCAGAAGCGCTCCATGAGCGGCTCATAGGGGGCCGGGATTTCGCTCACATATTCGGCGAGCATCTTTCGGTCGCGCACCAGCACGAGGAACGGCCGCTCGGCCGGGCGCTGCTTGAGTTCGAAGATGCGCTCGATGCCCGCGCGCTCGCTCGCCACGCAGCCCAGGCCGTAGGTCGTTTCGGTCGGATAGAGCAGCACCTCGCCCTTGCGCAGCCGCGCGGCGATGGACTCGTAGTCCTTGTCCTTGAGGGCGCTGGTCTGGAACTTCGTGGTCACGGTCGAATTCGGTGGTGTCGGTTCAAAGGTTGAAACAAAAGCGGGAAGCGAGCGGCGCCGGTCCGCTGCGCGCAGCGGACCGGCAGCGACGCTACTCCATCTCTTCGACCTTCTTGGCCTTCTCGAGGACCTGCTTGCGCATGTTGGCGCGCGATTCCTTGACGGCGTTGGCCACCTCGGGATCGCCCACGCCGATGATCTGCGCGGCCAGAATGGCGGCGTTCTTGGCGCCGGCCTTGCCGATGGCGCTGCAGGCGACCGGGATGCCCGGGGGCATCTGGACCGTGGAAAGCAGGGCGTCGAGGCCCGAGCCCATCTCCGAAGAAGCAATCGGTACGCCAATGACGGGGCGCGTGGTGATCGAGGCAATCACGCCGCCCAGGTGGGCCGCGGCGCCGGCGCCGGAGATGAACACCTTGGTGCCGTTGGCCTCGGCCTCGCTGACCAGGGTGTGGACCCGGTCTGGGGTGCGGTGGGCGCTCGCCACGGTCATGTGGACGCTGATGCCCATCTTGCGCAGCTCATCGCGGGCCACCTTCATCACCTCGGCGTCGGAATCGGAACCCATCAGGATCAGTACGTCAGCCATGCTCGTCCTCTCTGGTGTGAATCTTTGGTCTGAGCCCCTCTGGGCCCTCCCTGAGGGGCGCAGGTGCGGCCCGTGGGGAGCGCCGGGGGAGCTCGGTCGGACTTTTGCTACCATGGCCCCCCCGTGGTTGCAAGGCACATGTCACCGTGATACGAACCAATGATTCCGGGCGGTTATCAGGTTTTATGGGAATTCAGCGATCGAGCGCACCCCAGCAGGCTCCCGCCGTCGACCGCCTTGCGTCGGCTGACCCCGACGTCCAGCGAGCCGCGGCGCTTGAGCTTGCCGAGAGTGGTGATGATTCAGCCCTTCCGGCGCTGACGCAGGCTTTCCATACCGAAAACTGGCTGGTACGCGGCGCGTGCGTGCGGGCGATCATCGCCATCGGCGGCGGCCCGGCGCTGGGGGCCTTTTCCACCGCCCTGCACGAGGGAGACGCGCGCATTCGCGCCGCGGCGATCGAGATCTTTCGCGGCCTGGGCCGCCACGCCGTCGATCCCCTCTCCCAGCTTCTCAAGGATGCAGACACCAATGTCGTGCGCTACGCCGCCGAGCTGCTCGGTGAGATCGGCGATCCCGGTGCGGGTCCCGCCGTGCTGGAGGCCGCGCAGAGCCACACCGACGAAAATGTGCGCTACCAGGGCTACCTCACCCTTGGAAAGCTCGGCTACCGCGCCGCCATCCCGCAACTGCGTGAGGCGCTGGGGGCCTCGCTCTGGGTGCAGACCGCCGCGCTCGAAGCCATCGCGGCGTTGGCGGCCGAAGAACTCGAACCCGACCTGCTCGCCCTCGTTCATAAAACCGAGGTCTGGGCCCTGCCCACGGTGCTCGACGCGCTTGGATGCGTGGGAACCCAGAGCGCGGTTGAGCCGCTCTATCAGTTCATCGTCAGCGACGAAGAGCTCTCCCTGCACTCGCTGCGCGCGCTGGTTCGCGTGCTGGCCAAACCGAAGGTCTCCCGCCAGTTCGAGGGGCGCGAGCGCGACAACATTCTGGGCGTTGCCAGGCGTGCGATCGCTTCGAGCGATCCCGAGCTGCGCCGCGCCGGCATCGACATGGCCGGCCGCCTGGCCGACGAGGAATCGATCGGCCTGCTGATTCCCTTGCTCGATACCGACTCCGATGCAGACGAGAGCGGCGAGCTGCTCGACGAAGAAGAAGCAGCGGCGGCAGCGCAGGCGCTGATGAGCATCGGCGCTGCGGTGGAGGAGGCGCTCGTCGCGGCCTTCACCGGTCTCGAAGCGGCCGGGCAGATTCTCGCCATGGATGTTCTCGGTCACGTCGGCAGCGTGCGCTCTGGCAAGCTGCTCGTGCAGCTTCTCGATCACGAAGACGTCGAGATCAACCGCGCCGCCTGCGACGCGCTCGGCCGGATCGGCGATCCGCGCTTTGCCGACGCGCTGATTTTCCAGTTCCAGCATCCCTTCGCCTCGGTGCGCAGCGCCGCGCAGCGCGCGCTCAGCCGCTTCCCGCGCGAGGTGATTACCCCCAAACTCCGGCCGCTGCTCTCCGACCCGCTCTCGGACGTGCGCGCCATGGCCGCCAGCACGCTGGGCGCGCTGCAGGTGCAGGACGCCGCCGGCGAGCTTAAGCACCTGCTCGTCGATCCCGACAACCTCGTCAAGCAGGCCGCCGTGTTCGCGCTGGCCGCGCTCGAAGAGCGGCAGGTGGGATCGCTGCCGCTGCTGCTCATGGGCAACAACGACCCGGTGCTGCGCCGGAGCTCGGCGCAGGTGGTGGGCCAGCTTCGCGACCGTCGCGCGGTCGAGCCGCTCGTCTATCTGCTTCAGTTTGACGAGGACATGTGGGTGCGCTTCCAGGCCGCGCGCGCACTCGGTGAGATCGGCATGGGCGAGAGCCGCGACGCCCGCGCCGTAGAGCCCATGCTCGATCGCCTGAACGATGACGTGGGCCTGGTGCGCGTGGCGGCGGCCGAGGCGCTGGTTCGTCTGACGGGCGAGGAATACCGGGACCGGCTGCTTCCCATGGCCGAGGATCCCGATCCCGACGTGCGGCGCGCACTGGTGCGCCTTCTCGGATCGAACGAAGTGGACGGAGTCGGCAAGATTCTGGTGCGCGCGATGCGCGACACCGCGTGGAAGGTCCGCTACGCGGCGCTCGTTGAGGCGGCGCGCCGGCCCGACGACGAAGTGCTGCTGGCATTTCGCGATCTGGTGCGCGACGAGCACGAACTGGTGCGTCAGCGCGCGAGCGAACTCATCGAAGACGTCGAACGGCGCGTCGGGATTGGAGCATAAACACCGTGTACGAGAGACCCGAAATCCACATGACGCAAGAGGAGTTCGTGGAACTGCGCGACCTCATCTGCGCGCGCACGGGCATTCACATCCGCGACACGCGGATGGAATACCTGGAGTATCGGGTCGTCGATCGCATGCAGGCGACCCACACGCGGACCGTGCGCGACTACTACTACGTGCTCCGCTACAACCGCGATGCCGATGGCGAGATGCAGGCGCTCATCAACGCCATCACTGTGCAGGAGACCCACTTCAACCGCAATCCGGCGCAGATCAAGACCTTCCGGGAAGTGATGATGCCGGCGGTGGCCGAGCGTCGTCGCAAGGCGGGGGATCGTTCCTTCAATATCTGGAGCGCGGCCTGCGCGACGGGCGAGGAGCCGTATACGCTGGCGATCTGCGCGCAGGAATCGTCTCATCAGCTCCAGGGGCTGGACGTGGCAATTCATGCCTCGGACATCTCGACCCGCGCGCTCAACCTTGCCGAGAAGGCCAGCTATTCCCAGAACAAGCTGCGCGACTACGACGAGGCCACCATCGCCCGGTACTTCGACCAGACCGGCGACCGCTACGTGCTGCGTGAGCGCATCCGTTCCATTCCGAAATTCGGACGCATCAACCTGGTCGAGCCCGGCGAGTGGCGGAGCCTGCCGAAGATGGACATCATCTTCTGCCGCAACGTGTTTATCTATTTTGACCAGAACGCCAAGAACAAGGTGGCCCAGCAGATGTACGATCAGCTTCGGCCCGGCGGCTGCGTCTTCCTCGGCAACGCCGAGACCATCGATGTCTCGGTCGTACCATTCAAAATGAAGTTCATGGAAGGGGGAATGGTCTACGAGAAGCTGTAGACCGCACGCCATGTCCAAGAAGATCCTGCTCGCAGAAGACTCGGTGGCAACCCAGAAGTTCGTCAGCTACATGCTGCGCGCCCGGGGCCACACGGTCGATATCTGCAACGATGGCATTGAAGCCCTCCAGCGATACGCGGAGGGAAGCTACGATCTGGTCATTCTCGACATCATGATGCCGAGGATGAACGGCCTCGACGCGCTGCGTGAAATCCGCAGCCAGTATCCCGACCGCAAGACACCGGTGGTGATGCTCACCAGCGAATCGAGCAACGAGGACCAGCAGCGGGGCCTGGCGCTGGGGGCCGACCGCTATCTCTCGAAGCCCTTTCAGCCCGAGCAACTGCTCGAATTGGTGGACGCGCTTGGGTAATGGGCCCCGCAGCACCTACAATGGTGCGGGGCATGGGTAGCCGGACATGAGTGATTTCGACGGAGAAGACATACAGGCGCTCTACGGCGAATTCCTCGACGAGACCAAGGAACTGCTGCACAGTTTCAACGAAGAACTGGTCAAGTTCGAGAATGAGCCGGAGAATACCGACCGCATCAAGCGAATTTTCCGCATTGCGCACACGCTCAAGGGAAATGCCGGCTTTATCGGGCTGACGCCGCTGCAGGAACTCTCCCACCGCATGGAGAACGTCCTGGGCAAGCTGCGCGACGGGCAGATCCAGTTTGTCGCGGAAATCAACGACGTATTCTTCGAGGGTCTCGACCTGTGCCGCCGCATCGTTGCCGACTTCGTCGACGACAAACTCGGCAACGTGGACATCGATCCCGTTCTGGCCAAACTCGATACGCTCGAGGCCGGGGGCGCGATCGCGCCGGCAGGCAAGCCCGCGGCCGCCGCCCCGTCGCCGGCCGTTCCCGCTCCGAAGGCGCAGCAGCCTGCCGCCGCGCCGGTCAAGGAGAGCGAAGAAGTCGAACGGCGCAGCGCCCAGGACGAAGTCCAGTACATGCGCGTCTCGGCGCAGCGCCTCGACCGGCTGGTGAATCTGGTGGGCGAGCTCGTCGCCGGGCGCTCGCGCCTTCTGCAGCTCAAACGCGAAATCCCCAACAAGTCCTTCGAGGAAGTCGTTAGCTTCATCAGCAACGTCGCCGGCGAGCTGCAGAGCGAGGTGCTCGGCATCCGCATGGTGCCGATCAAGCAGCTCTTCAATCGTTTCTACCGCCCGGTGCGCGATACCGCACGCTCGAAAGGCAAGGACATCAACCTTGCGGTGCAGGGCGAGAATACCGAACTGGACAAGACCATCATCGAGGCGATCTACGACCCGCTGATGCACCTTGTGCGGAACTCCATCGGCCA is part of the Chrysiogenia bacterium genome and harbors:
- a CDS encoding threonylcarbamoyl-AMP synthase, which gives rise to MTTKFQTSALKDKDYESIAARLRKGEVLLYPTETTYGLGCVASERAGIERIFELKQRPAERPFLVLVRDRKMLAEYVSEIPAPYEPLMERFWPGPLTLVFPARENLLPLELLAPGLSTLAIRISSDPFCARLLEALGAPLVSTSANLSGAPNPTSLEDVSHFVKNGVDMLVDGGALSGRPSTVVRLDGGKAAIVREGALSAEDLGIA
- the purE gene encoding 5-(carboxyamino)imidazole ribonucleotide mutase, with the protein product MADVLILMGSDSDAEVMKVARDELRKMGISVHMTVASAHRTPDRVHTLVSEAEANGTKVFISGAGAAAHLGGVIASITTRPVIGVPIASSEMGSGLDALLSTVQMPPGIPVACSAIGKAGAKNAAILAAQIIGVGDPEVANAVKESRANMRKQVLEKAKKVEEME
- a CDS encoding DUF1015 domain-containing protein encodes the protein MAEVRAFRGIRYNPEKNPKLGDVMAPPYDVIDDDRRAALAGVSDKNVVRLILPRQDEVSGAADKYAAAAEILKDWSSQEVVAQDSAPAFYRYRQDFTLSGSDEIHSREGLIAAVRLHEFSEGIILPHEKTLSGPKADRLALIEATKTNLSPTFSFYFDPAGNVASAMGEAPADAWCDFTDDENVRHRLWAISDEAQVAAITKAFADLKLYLADGHHRYTTALHYREKIREQNGKTDPEHPAEFMMMFVADAAQMTVLPYNRMLLASAGVDGRKHAPEMIRALHEYFEDETHVTKDEAGQQAFLDALLAADAPYALGIVGPGHAHLLTSKDAAAVEALFDQSVPGPVRALDVAVLHSLILEKQFALTTDKIAEGGKLSYTPDAMKVFGWVNSDKAELGFLLRPTKLEEVRDVAEAGEVMPQKSTYFYPKLLSGLVFRSVAGE
- a CDS encoding protein-glutamate O-methyltransferase CheR, which translates into the protein MYERPEIHMTQEEFVELRDLICARTGIHIRDTRMEYLEYRVVDRMQATHTRTVRDYYYVLRYNRDADGEMQALINAITVQETHFNRNPAQIKTFREVMMPAVAERRRKAGDRSFNIWSAACATGEEPYTLAICAQESSHQLQGLDVAIHASDISTRALNLAEKASYSQNKLRDYDEATIARYFDQTGDRYVLRERIRSIPKFGRINLVEPGEWRSLPKMDIIFCRNVFIYFDQNAKNKVAQQMYDQLRPGGCVFLGNAETIDVSVVPFKMKFMEGGMVYEKL
- a CDS encoding response regulator → MSKKILLAEDSVATQKFVSYMLRARGHTVDICNDGIEALQRYAEGSYDLVILDIMMPRMNGLDALREIRSQYPDRKTPVVMLTSESSNEDQQRGLALGADRYLSKPFQPEQLLELVDALG
- a CDS encoding gamma-glutamyltransferase family protein — encoded protein: MNPVFTALRRALPLACALVLLLATAGEAARTARSKNAMAATAHPDASKAAAEVMREGGNAADAFVAAALVLGVIEPYSAGLGGGGFALYRDTAGKVHAYDFRERAPGKARRDMYQKDGKVDSMLSKFGPMAVGVPGQPAGLEMIHARHGKLPRARLTKEAHAFAAEGFAVFPYLQEKIKSTASLLRQFDATREVWLPGDKIPEVGAKIRQPGLAKAIEAFAAEGAAPFYKGAIARDMAAEVSRLGGILSERDLATYQAYPVTPVRGTFRDWEIYSFPGPSSGGIVLIEMLNMLEAALPEQPQVESALKVEAGLQKLAPLAPLLGASALAQGESAAFPGIPAMQSMLVAGHSHLIAEVMRRAYADRAEYLGDPRFADVPTKRLIAKDYARERLKDLDLEKAHDVSAGSVEIAPAEGEHTTHISIVGPEGDAVSATLTINLSFGSGITVPKWGIILNNEMDDFAAAPGVPNAFGLIQGERNSIAPGKTPLSSMTPTMAFRGGRLRYVLGSPGGSRIISTVLQLFLHVAAFGLTPEQAMDAPRIHHQWRPDTLYAEDAFFAPEGLTPLRGALEKMGHHIKTAPHWCNAQAVWVEDDGTLLGLSDERVEGAPAGF
- a CDS encoding chemotaxis protein CheA, which encodes MSDFDGEDIQALYGEFLDETKELLHSFNEELVKFENEPENTDRIKRIFRIAHTLKGNAGFIGLTPLQELSHRMENVLGKLRDGQIQFVAEINDVFFEGLDLCRRIVADFVDDKLGNVDIDPVLAKLDTLEAGGAIAPAGKPAAAAPSPAVPAPKAQQPAAAPVKESEEVERRSAQDEVQYMRVSAQRLDRLVNLVGELVAGRSRLLQLKREIPNKSFEEVVSFISNVAGELQSEVLGIRMVPIKQLFNRFYRPVRDTARSKGKDINLAVQGENTELDKTIIEAIYDPLMHLVRNSIGHGIETPSERIAAGKEPRGTLSLRAYHEQNSIFIEVVDDGRGFNVERIRQRAIERGMVSVDEARQISEKEAADLVFLPGFSTAREIDDISGRGVGLDVVKTNIERLGGVVSVSWIEGQGTKFTLRLPLTLAIMEIFLIEVDGQLYGIPLHYIEETIRIRPSAIEKIKGQLVYLLRHRPVTITSLRELFGKPAKEDQLDFLPVIVLRVFNRRIGVIVDRLIGKEETVLKSLGPYVDRLAGTDGNWIAGASILGSGEVVLILDVPTLFRSLSTAQIGVSGMTEGL
- a CDS encoding HEAT repeat domain-containing protein: MGIQRSSAPQQAPAVDRLASADPDVQRAAALELAESGDDSALPALTQAFHTENWLVRGACVRAIIAIGGGPALGAFSTALHEGDARIRAAAIEIFRGLGRHAVDPLSQLLKDADTNVVRYAAELLGEIGDPGAGPAVLEAAQSHTDENVRYQGYLTLGKLGYRAAIPQLREALGASLWVQTAALEAIAALAAEELEPDLLALVHKTEVWALPTVLDALGCVGTQSAVEPLYQFIVSDEELSLHSLRALVRVLAKPKVSRQFEGRERDNILGVARRAIASSDPELRRAGIDMAGRLADEESIGLLIPLLDTDSDADESGELLDEEEAAAAAQALMSIGAAVEEALVAAFTGLEAAGQILAMDVLGHVGSVRSGKLLVQLLDHEDVEINRAACDALGRIGDPRFADALIFQFQHPFASVRSAAQRALSRFPREVITPKLRPLLSDPLSDVRAMAASTLGALQVQDAAGELKHLLVDPDNLVKQAAVFALAALEERQVGSLPLLLMGNNDPVLRRSSAQVVGQLRDRRAVEPLVYLLQFDEDMWVRFQAARALGEIGMGESRDARAVEPMLDRLNDDVGLVRVAAAEALVRLTGEEYRDRLLPMAEDPDPDVRRALVRLLGSNEVDGVGKILVRAMRDTAWKVRYAALVEAARRPDDEVLLAFRDLVRDEHELVRQRASELIEDVERRVGIGA
- a CDS encoding DUF721 domain-containing protein; translated protein: MANPPKGIGGLINKALRDQGLGPRVAEVDLKKRWAEIIGPDLAHYVAPESLKHGELTVTVASAVWSQEIMGMQEQLLAQIRERMHSPAVQSLRVRIGRVPAPPPEKKPLVLPPVESLPEEIRAHLAKVEDPEVREVLTRFALRYEAKKLG